From one Liolophura sinensis isolate JHLJ2023 chromosome 10, CUHK_Ljap_v2, whole genome shotgun sequence genomic stretch:
- the LOC135476921 gene encoding uncharacterized protein LOC135476921, whose product MGKQTKLNGAQKKKGSPKGSDKMNKTHDFPNNNNGNDLRNRKRQKDPPHSKHLFRRPGRPRIGVDATDDCSHHIFPRKAEVIVFLVTLGVRLYYVSRKRNWWILHPDEVFQITEVAHSEVYGYGFRAYEYQPPPPGHFSSQSAKDMASLGMYALRSFILPKIFMFVFTLAEMAGIKDQPFLVSKLFHAAVASCLPLSVYRLTKTLYSSRDLAVMAAIMAAASHHLTMFGTHVLVNSFLSPVVIWCVAEVLDAIAKQSPSPNGSAERIDNNNISPNNTTPDSSICSHLSQDNTDLGNWRILLVGFILGLCAYIRVDLTLFLVLFFMPFTLLHMRCSLQFFFLLAKFAASFFAGMATAGVDDLLSYGKWGLSVYQWVKFNVATGHTATFFGQSGGTRYLYDILLVDWLSTLLFATTVAVIALQLGRSYSRSPRFSTSLSLLLVATMMFLVYSSQPHKETRFLHNAVVILCIIQSWTVWNVVQWTKQALHFSVKSTSVSVLGVTFFYIYSSWATFPNSADDSHLRWAFQRQPGSHDVNKCLSYVSQQNDVTGVFNGFSMQATGGYSLLHKDVTFLTLVRQEFCEYSVEARTPYNISISSVNNVSDYISSENVPSVYKILVENRIYNYAVVPRESDFSKLGYLEVFTSGIAKVVKRSLSPSLVAAAKQFLEGLPTWTNAAVLEEESSRLLSFGLPSKAIPRLQRALSLNRDRIRTYKLLMRAFEKTGNVEGSLHLRQDCFSRHGQEACLAPLKPVDL is encoded by the exons ATGGGCAAACAGACGAAATTGAACGGCGCCCAGAAAAAGAAAGGTTCGCCCAAAGGGTCggacaaaatgaacaaaacgcACGACTTTCCTAACAACAACAATGGAAATGATTTGCGTAACAGAAAACGTCAGAAAGACCCACCACACAGCAAGCACCTGTTTAGGCGACCTGGCAGACCAAGGATCGGCGTCGATGCTACGGATGACTGTTCTCACCACATCTTTCCTCGCAAAGCGGAAGTCATCGTGTTCCTAGTGACCCTTGGAGTTCGTTTATATTACGTCTCCCGGAAGAGGAATTGGTGGATTCTACATCCGGATGAGGTTTTCCAAATCACTGAAG TTGCCCACTCTGAGGTGTATGGGTACGGATTCCGGGCTTATGAGTACCAACCCCCACCCCCGGGCCACTTCAGCTCGCAGAGTGCAAAGGATATGGCCAGTCTCGGCATGTACGCGTTAAGGTCCTTCATCCTACCTAAGATCTTCATGTTCGTCTTCACACTGGCTGAGATGGCCGGAATAAAAGACCAGCCGTTTTTG GTTTCGAAGCTGTTCCATGCAGCCGTAGCCTCCTGTCTTCCGCTCTCCGTGTACAGACTCACCAAGACGCTCTACTCGTCACGTGATCTCGCTGTCATGGCCGCCATCATGGCAGCAGCGTCTCACCACCTGACGATGTTTGGGACGCATGTTCTCGTCAATAGCTTCCTGTCCCCTGTGGTCATCTGGTGTGTCGCAGAGGTGTTGGACGCGATAGCCAAGCAGAGTCCATCTCCAAATGGCTCTGCTGAAAGgattgacaacaacaacataagtCCCAATAATACGACACCAGACAGCAGCATCTGTTCGCATTTGTCTCAAGACAACACAGATCTCGGCAACTGGAGGATATTGCTGGTTGGCTTTATCCTAGGTCTCTGCGCTTATATACGTGTTGATCTAACATTGTTTCTGGTACTGTTTTTCATGCCATTTACTCTTTTACACATGAGGTGCTCTCTTCAATTTTTCTTCCTATTGGCCAAGTTCGCGGCGTCGTTTTTCGCGGGCATGGCCACGGCTGGGGTGGATGACTTACTGAGCTACGGTAAGTGGGGTTTGTCCGTCTATCAGTGGGTAAAATTTAACGTGGCAACGGGTCACACTGCTACGTTTTTCGGACAAAGTGGCGGAACGAGGTACCTATACGATATTCTCTTGGTTGACTGGTTATCGACGTTACTATTCGCAACAACGGTCGCTGTGATCGCTTTGCAGCTTGGCAGGTCGTATTCCAGGAGTCCTCGTTTCAGCACTAGTTTATCGCTATTGCTGGTAGCGACCATGATGTTTTTAGTGTATTCCTCTCAACCCCATAAAGAGACCCGGTTCCTCCACAATGCTGTTGTAATACTGTGCATTATCCAGTCTTGGACGGTCTGGAATGTGGTACAGTGGACCAAGCAGGCGTTGCATTTTAGCGTGAAATCCACCTCAGTGTCGGTATTGGGTGTCACGTTTTTCTATATTTACTCATCATGGGCTACGTTTCCGAACTCCGCAGATGACAGTCACCTACGATGGGCTTTCCAGCGACAACCGGGCTCCCATGACGTCAATAAGTGTCTGTCATACGTCAGCCAACAAAATGACGTCACCGGAGTTTTCAATGGGTTTTCCATGCAGGCCACCGGTGGATACAGCCTCTTACACAAAGACGTCACCTTCTTGACACTCGTTCGCCAGGAGTTCTGTGAATATTCAGTAGAGGCTAGAACC CCTTACAACATAAGTATTTCTTCAGTGAACAACGTATCCGATTATATCTCGTCAGAGAATGTACCTTCTGTGTACAAAATCCTTGTAGAAAATCGGATCTACAACTACGCAGTCGTTCCACGGGAATCGGATTTCAGTAAACTTGGCTACCTGGAGGTATTTACTTCAGGGATTGCGAAAGTCGTGAAACGGTCGCTATCCCCAAGCTTGGTAGCTGCCGCCAAACAGTTTCTAGAAGGCTTACCGACCTGGACAAACGCTGCAGTGCTAGAGGAAGAAAGTAGCCGGCTACTCAGTTTTGGTCTCCCATCCAAGGCCATTCCGAGGCTACAGCGTGCCCTTTCATTGAACAGGGATAGAATTCGTACATACAAGCTGCTGATGAGAGCCTTTGAAAAGACCGGAAATGTAGAGGGGAGTCTACATCTGCGGCAGGATTGCTTCAGTCGTCACGGACAGGAAGCATGTCTGGCCCCACTAAAACCTGTTGACCTATAA